In one Achromobacter spanius genomic region, the following are encoded:
- a CDS encoding ShlB/FhaC/HecB family hemolysin secretion/activation protein, whose product MRGFRQLRLAVLVAIAAGNAAAVAQPVPDAVRRATEIERRQEQEVDAQRARATERPDVLSAPAQDAARGLVLPPETPCFLLREVVWDGAEPSESLARAAAVVVGQCVGGKGLRALQEYLINLLIDNGQVTARVVVPEQSLAAGTLKLRYLPGRISAVKGEGAIGWWRTALPTGPGGELNQRDLDQALENIRRLGSQADAAIDIAPGPELGDSDILIKPGTGKRWHGYVGGDNGGMDSVGKYQVNAGLTLDSPLFLYDQLSVSWNSNARWRDANSNTRAASVNYSVPFGYWSVFAGASKSTYRQTVAGFEEPIIYGGTTKQLQAGVSVVPYRGTAYKGNLSVMLLRKRTDSTLNDVPIDVQRRDVTGYEINYGHRHYVGQAVLDIGGGVRGTLPQFSDQPGYVYGDPDWNGRSTIYTANAGLYLPFKVADQPFAYQANWQIQHAKTAIVPADYFTIGNRYAVRGFDGQMTLAAEDGWTLRNDLSLNLEGLTGLSGQQLYTGVDVGRVGGPSAAYLSGRTLVGAVAGVRGRLSLPGVASVVNASYDLSAGWPLKKPESLKTASTVFAMALMFEF is encoded by the coding sequence ATGAGGGGATTCCGGCAGTTGCGGTTGGCAGTGTTGGTGGCGATAGCGGCGGGCAATGCGGCAGCGGTGGCGCAACCCGTGCCAGACGCCGTGCGTCGCGCCACAGAAATCGAACGTCGACAGGAACAAGAGGTCGATGCCCAGCGCGCCCGCGCGACGGAACGGCCCGATGTGCTGTCGGCGCCCGCGCAGGACGCCGCGCGCGGCTTGGTCCTTCCGCCTGAAACGCCTTGCTTCCTGCTGCGTGAAGTGGTTTGGGATGGCGCGGAACCGTCCGAGTCGCTCGCCCGCGCCGCCGCGGTCGTGGTCGGCCAATGCGTGGGCGGCAAGGGTTTGCGCGCCCTGCAGGAATACCTGATCAACCTGCTGATCGACAACGGCCAGGTCACCGCGCGTGTCGTCGTGCCCGAGCAATCGCTGGCGGCGGGCACCCTGAAGTTGCGCTATCTGCCCGGCCGCATCTCGGCGGTCAAGGGCGAGGGCGCTATCGGCTGGTGGCGTACCGCCTTGCCTACGGGGCCAGGCGGCGAACTGAACCAGCGCGACCTGGACCAGGCGCTTGAAAACATCCGGCGCCTGGGCAGTCAGGCGGACGCGGCCATCGACATCGCGCCCGGTCCCGAGCTGGGCGACTCCGACATCCTGATCAAGCCCGGCACAGGCAAGCGCTGGCACGGCTACGTGGGCGGCGACAACGGCGGCATGGATTCCGTGGGCAAGTACCAGGTCAACGCCGGGCTGACGCTGGATTCCCCCTTGTTCCTGTACGACCAGCTATCGGTGTCCTGGAACAGCAACGCGCGTTGGCGCGACGCGAACTCCAACACGCGCGCCGCGTCCGTGAACTACAGCGTGCCGTTTGGCTACTGGAGCGTCTTTGCCGGCGCCAGCAAGTCCACCTATCGCCAGACCGTGGCCGGCTTCGAAGAGCCCATCATCTACGGCGGCACCACCAAGCAGTTGCAGGCGGGCGTGTCGGTGGTGCCGTACCGCGGCACGGCCTACAAGGGCAACCTGTCAGTCATGCTGCTGCGCAAACGCACCGACAGCACACTGAACGACGTGCCCATCGACGTGCAGCGCCGCGACGTCACCGGCTACGAGATCAACTACGGGCACCGCCACTATGTGGGCCAGGCCGTGCTGGACATCGGCGGCGGCGTGCGCGGCACCTTGCCGCAGTTCTCCGACCAGCCCGGCTACGTCTATGGCGACCCGGACTGGAACGGCCGCAGCACCATCTACACCGCCAACGCCGGCCTGTATTTGCCCTTCAAGGTGGCCGACCAGCCCTTTGCGTATCAGGCCAATTGGCAGATCCAGCATGCCAAGACGGCAATCGTGCCCGCCGACTACTTCACCATCGGCAACCGCTATGCCGTGCGCGGCTTTGATGGGCAGATGACCTTGGCTGCCGAGGATGGCTGGACGCTGCGCAACGATCTGTCGCTGAACCTGGAAGGCCTGACTGGCCTGTCGGGGCAGCAGTTGTACACCGGCGTGGACGTGGGGCGCGTCGGCGGTCCATCCGCCGCGTATCTGTCCGGCCGCACCTTGGTTGGCGCGGTCGCGGGGGTGCGTGGCCGGCTCTCTTTGCCCGGTGTCGCGAGTGTGGTCAATGCCAGCTACGACTTGTCGGCCGGCTGGCCGCTAAAGAAACCCGAATCGCTAAAAACCGCATCCACCGTCTTCGCGATGGCGTTGATGTTCGAGTTCTGA
- a CDS encoding DNA internalization-related competence protein ComEC/Rec2 produces MQCFAVLPGAFVLALVAIAGVVAGVLCLRCHSNVARVASALVLGLCAGTLNACLQAQHRLDDSLADLHQDQVSRLILRVAELPDGDDRHHRFIAELAEPARPGIPSRIQVTWQAPPGASTPMPALLPGQIWRMALVLRRPHGVLNPAGPDAEARMFARGLRAVGTVRGRPRLLDDQPWASAGVAIERARHHVRVGMREALGNHRYAPVLIALAIGDQAGVARDDWRIFNRSGITHLVSISGMHVTSIAGIAGVLVAAAWRRTRWRGVGLAELMPSRVAGGAAAAVVALLYCLLAGWGVPARRTFFMLSVVLAAAMSRLPLTAGRVLACAGAGVAALDPWAPLSAGFWLSFGAVAILLRIADLPFDAEAGWRQRWASRLAQATRLQLLVTLGLTPLLAFLVYQVSVGSPLANAVAIPSVTFIVTPLALLCAALSVLPGAQAAATWAAQGGLAAFDATMVPVAWVGNADWASFAVAAAPWPWLLLAVAGMVWALQTRGWPARQLGWVCMLPLLCWRPDKPEPGYWRMSALDVGQGSAILVETASQTLLFDAGPRHYGGSDAGERVLAPFLQARGITALDVLVLSHADQDHVGGARAVLAAVPVRLSYASFDVAAFVRRDASVWPATGPGQRPVQEAAWGQALSGGPATLPARMLRCRRDDTWEADGVRFTFLHPAKGGGRAPADKNADSCVLRVQGVRHSLLLTGDIGVAQERELVARGVPNTDVVLAPHHGSASSSGRDWVLAVQATHAIAQAGHLNRFRHPSAAVQRRWLRAGATFWRSDRDGAVMAESRAEGLKVWSQREDERRYWHGR; encoded by the coding sequence GTGCAGTGCTTTGCGGTGTTGCCGGGCGCGTTCGTTCTGGCGTTGGTAGCCATTGCCGGCGTAGTCGCGGGGGTTTTATGCCTGCGATGCCATAGCAATGTTGCTCGCGTTGCTTCCGCCCTGGTGCTGGGCCTTTGCGCGGGCACGCTTAACGCCTGCCTGCAAGCACAGCACCGCCTGGACGATTCGTTGGCGGACCTGCACCAAGACCAAGTCTCGCGCCTGATTCTGCGCGTAGCCGAATTACCCGATGGCGACGACAGGCACCATCGCTTCATCGCCGAACTGGCCGAGCCCGCGCGCCCGGGCATTCCGTCTCGCATCCAGGTCACCTGGCAAGCGCCGCCCGGCGCCTCCACCCCCATGCCTGCGTTGCTGCCCGGCCAGATCTGGCGGATGGCGCTTGTCTTGCGTCGTCCGCACGGCGTGCTGAACCCGGCGGGGCCGGATGCGGAAGCGCGCATGTTCGCGCGTGGCTTGCGGGCGGTGGGCACGGTGCGCGGGCGACCGCGGTTGTTGGACGATCAGCCTTGGGCGTCGGCGGGCGTGGCCATCGAACGGGCGCGGCACCATGTGCGTGTGGGCATGCGCGAGGCCTTGGGGAATCATCGCTATGCGCCGGTGCTGATTGCCTTGGCGATTGGGGATCAGGCCGGGGTGGCGCGCGATGATTGGCGCATTTTCAACCGCAGCGGCATTACGCATCTGGTGTCGATCAGCGGCATGCACGTGACGTCCATTGCGGGCATCGCGGGCGTGCTGGTGGCGGCGGCTTGGCGGCGCACACGATGGCGGGGCGTGGGCTTGGCGGAGCTTATGCCGTCGCGCGTGGCGGGCGGCGCGGCGGCGGCCGTGGTGGCTTTGCTGTACTGCCTGTTGGCGGGGTGGGGCGTGCCGGCGCGGCGCACGTTCTTCATGTTGTCGGTGGTGTTGGCGGCGGCGATGTCACGGCTGCCGTTGACGGCGGGCAGGGTGTTGGCGTGCGCGGGGGCGGGCGTGGCGGCGTTGGATCCGTGGGCGCCACTGTCGGCGGGGTTCTGGTTGTCGTTCGGGGCGGTGGCGATACTGCTGCGCATTGCCGACCTGCCCTTTGATGCCGAGGCCGGGTGGCGCCAGCGTTGGGCAAGCCGGTTGGCGCAGGCGACGCGTTTGCAGTTGCTGGTCACCTTGGGGCTGACGCCCTTGCTGGCGTTTCTGGTGTATCAGGTGTCGGTGGGTTCGCCCTTGGCCAATGCGGTGGCGATTCCGTCGGTGACCTTCATCGTGACGCCCTTGGCCTTGTTGTGCGCGGCGCTGTCGGTCTTGCCTGGCGCGCAAGCGGCAGCGACTTGGGCGGCTCAAGGCGGGCTGGCCGCTTTTGACGCGACGATGGTTCCCGTGGCATGGGTGGGCAATGCGGACTGGGCAAGCTTTGCGGTCGCGGCCGCGCCGTGGCCGTGGCTCTTGTTGGCCGTGGCGGGCATGGTCTGGGCTTTGCAGACACGAGGATGGCCGGCGCGCCAATTGGGTTGGGTGTGCATGTTGCCGCTGCTGTGTTGGCGGCCGGACAAGCCTGAGCCAGGCTATTGGCGCATGAGCGCGCTGGACGTGGGGCAGGGCAGCGCCATCCTGGTCGAGACCGCCAGCCAGACCTTGTTGTTTGATGCGGGGCCGCGCCACTACGGCGGCAGCGATGCGGGCGAGCGCGTGCTGGCGCCGTTTCTGCAGGCGCGTGGCATTACGGCTTTGGATGTGCTGGTGCTGTCGCATGCCGACCAGGACCACGTGGGCGGAGCGCGCGCGGTGCTGGCGGCGGTGCCGGTGCGTCTGAGTTATGCGTCGTTTGATGTGGCGGCGTTTGTGCGGCGCGATGCCAGTGTGTGGCCGGCGACTGGACCGGGGCAGCGGCCCGTGCAAGAGGCCGCGTGGGGTCAAGCGTTGTCTGGCGGACCCGCCACGCTGCCTGCCCGCATGCTGCGTTGCCGCCGTGACGACACATGGGAGGCGGACGGTGTGCGGTTCACCTTTCTGCACCCGGCCAAGGGCGGCGGCCGCGCGCCGGCAGACAAGAATGCCGACAGTTGCGTATTGCGAGTGCAGGGCGTCAGGCATTCGCTGCTGCTGACCGGGGATATCGGTGTGGCGCAGGAGCGGGAACTGGTGGCGCGTGGCGTGCCCAACACCGACGTGGTGCTGGCCCCGCACCATGGTTCGGCCTCGTCATCCGGACGCGATTGGGTGCTGGCGGTGCAGGCGACACATGCGATAGCCCAGGCGGGCCATCTGAACCGCTTTCGTCACCCCTCTGCTGCGGTGCAACGGCGCTGGCTACGCGCGGGGGCGACGTTCTGGCGCAGTGATCGGGATGGCGCGGTGATGGCGGAATCCCGCGCGGAAGGATTAAAGGTGTGGTCGCAGCGGGAGGACGAAAGAAGATATTGGCATGGGCGATGA
- a CDS encoding TonB-dependent siderophore receptor, whose translation MSHLHAPALFTALSAGLALLAPGALHAQSPDVVQLPSVRVTAEPEADGSFNPVQPPSVNKSSVPLSQTPQSITVVPRAVLDSQQAQTLADALHNVPGVVANQFGRRGWDDLIIRGQVASDSLFLDGLRTAASNRVAEQLFGLEQVEVLKGPASLLYGLVLPGGLVNMVSKRPQPEAFANVETTVGSHDFYQGTLDMGTPLSENGKAAFRLNALAMNSHDATDYVWFKNRWIAPSLSLDLGTRTDFTILTSYQERRYVRQQGLPVIGSVLENPNGSIPRDRFIGEPDQDPYRGFQSRVGYALTHRFDNGWTVNQNLRWQEFTLDGQLVAAGTLAAGGRSLRRTATDQHWDGDTFSMDTNAQRRFDTAWGKHEITVGVDYLRTRENALQTSCSVGPLNMYDPVYGSPITCPANPRTNSQSTVRSLGFYFRDQIQLGERWRLTAGLRRDDAASYSTDRLTGNRQDNPAQKTTGSGAVMYEIAPGVRPYISYATSFYPNVGTDANGQGFAPETGRQWEAGVKFDLDDGNTSLTVAAFDLRRRQVLQSDPINDGYSIAVGEQRTRGAELGFVSDLGNGLSLMGGYAYIAAVITDDGGQAASTEGGWLDNVPRHSFNLTARYRLRGPAQGWELNGGMRGESPRHAYGYVIPGYAVADAGIAYNAERWRAALTVRNLFDKDYFAGGLRNAVALGDGRTTMLTLGYRY comes from the coding sequence ATGTCGCACCTTCACGCCCCTGCCCTGTTCACCGCCCTATCCGCCGGCCTGGCTTTGCTTGCCCCCGGCGCCCTGCACGCACAGTCCCCAGACGTCGTCCAACTGCCCTCCGTCCGCGTCACCGCCGAACCTGAAGCCGACGGCAGTTTCAATCCCGTTCAGCCGCCCTCTGTCAACAAATCCTCCGTGCCGCTGTCGCAGACCCCGCAGTCGATCACCGTGGTCCCACGGGCTGTACTCGACAGCCAACAAGCACAGACCCTGGCCGACGCCTTGCACAACGTGCCGGGCGTGGTGGCCAACCAGTTTGGGCGACGGGGGTGGGATGACCTGATCATTCGTGGGCAAGTCGCTTCCGATTCCTTGTTCCTGGACGGCCTGCGTACGGCGGCGTCCAACCGGGTTGCCGAGCAATTGTTCGGGCTTGAACAAGTGGAAGTGCTGAAGGGCCCGGCCTCGCTGCTCTACGGATTGGTGCTGCCAGGCGGCCTGGTCAACATGGTCAGCAAACGCCCCCAGCCCGAGGCTTTCGCGAACGTTGAGACCACGGTCGGCAGCCACGATTTCTATCAGGGAACCCTGGATATGGGCACGCCGCTGTCAGAAAACGGCAAGGCCGCTTTCCGCTTGAACGCGCTGGCGATGAACTCGCATGACGCCACCGACTACGTGTGGTTCAAGAATCGGTGGATTGCGCCGTCGCTGTCGCTGGATCTGGGAACGCGAACGGACTTCACCATCCTTACCAGCTATCAGGAACGCCGTTATGTGCGGCAGCAAGGCTTGCCGGTCATCGGGTCCGTGCTTGAAAACCCGAATGGCAGCATCCCTCGCGATCGCTTTATCGGCGAACCGGATCAGGACCCGTATCGCGGATTCCAGAGCCGGGTGGGCTATGCCCTGACGCATCGCTTTGACAACGGCTGGACGGTCAACCAGAACCTGCGCTGGCAGGAATTCACGCTTGACGGCCAACTCGTGGCGGCCGGCACGCTTGCCGCAGGGGGCCGCAGCCTGCGGCGTACCGCCACCGACCAGCATTGGGATGGCGATACGTTTTCGATGGACACGAATGCGCAGCGCCGCTTCGATACCGCGTGGGGCAAGCACGAGATCACGGTCGGGGTCGACTATCTGCGCACGCGCGAGAATGCGCTGCAAACTAGTTGCTCCGTCGGTCCGTTGAACATGTACGACCCGGTTTATGGAAGCCCGATCACCTGCCCCGCGAATCCTCGCACCAACAGCCAAAGCACTGTGCGTTCCCTGGGCTTTTACTTTCGTGACCAGATCCAGCTTGGCGAGCGTTGGCGCCTGACTGCCGGCCTGCGACGTGATGATGCCGCCAGCTATTCCACGGACAGGCTGACCGGCAACCGCCAGGACAACCCGGCACAGAAGACCACCGGTTCGGGCGCCGTCATGTATGAAATTGCCCCAGGCGTACGCCCCTACATCAGCTACGCCACCTCGTTCTATCCCAACGTAGGCACCGACGCCAACGGCCAGGGCTTTGCACCCGAGACCGGCCGCCAATGGGAAGCCGGCGTCAAATTTGACCTGGATGACGGCAATACCAGCCTGACGGTGGCGGCCTTTGACCTGCGGCGGCGCCAGGTGCTTCAGTCCGACCCGATCAACGACGGCTACAGCATTGCCGTTGGCGAGCAACGTACCCGGGGCGCGGAGCTTGGCTTCGTGTCAGACCTGGGCAATGGATTGAGCCTGATGGGCGGCTACGCCTACATTGCGGCCGTCATCACCGACGACGGCGGGCAGGCGGCCTCCACCGAAGGTGGCTGGCTGGACAACGTGCCGCGCCACAGCTTCAACCTGACGGCGCGCTACCGCTTGCGCGGCCCTGCGCAAGGCTGGGAACTGAACGGCGGCATGCGTGGTGAGAGCCCGCGCCACGCTTATGGATACGTCATCCCGGGTTATGCCGTGGCCGACGCGGGCATCGCCTACAACGCGGAACGTTGGCGCGCGGCGCTGACCGTGCGCAACCTGTTCGACAAGGATTACTTTGCCGGCGGCCTGCGCAATGCCGTCGCGCTGGGTGACGGGCGCACGACGATGCTTACGCTGGGATATCGGTATTGA
- a CDS encoding SDR family NAD(P)-dependent oxidoreductase → MALVAGAGTLRNSFSAADQVGNGAACAIRFAREGATVLCTDRSLAAAQETVEMIRAEGGVAEALELDVTDSAQIERASQDVARRFGGVDILHNNVGIEIQGDLLAVQDDEWDRVMTVNVRGSMAMARAFLPQMKARGGGSIINVSSTASLKWSPMQFLSYSTAKAAVNHMTRVIARQYAPDQVRCNCIIPGMIRTPHADALYANAEAAEAGHKTRDARCPMGRQGSPWDIANAALFLASDEAAYVTGCLMVVDGGSSL, encoded by the coding sequence GTGGCCCTGGTAGCAGGCGCCGGCACGTTAAGAAATTCGTTTTCCGCCGCCGATCAAGTGGGCAACGGCGCAGCCTGTGCGATCCGGTTCGCGCGTGAAGGCGCGACCGTCCTCTGCACCGACCGGTCCCTGGCGGCCGCGCAAGAGACCGTGGAGATGATTCGCGCGGAGGGGGGTGTTGCGGAAGCGCTTGAATTGGACGTCACCGACTCAGCACAGATCGAGCGGGCCTCGCAAGACGTGGCTCGGCGTTTCGGCGGCGTCGATATCCTGCACAACAATGTAGGCATCGAAATCCAGGGAGACCTGCTTGCCGTGCAGGACGACGAGTGGGACCGCGTCATGACGGTCAACGTGCGCGGTTCCATGGCGATGGCGCGTGCCTTCCTGCCGCAGATGAAGGCGCGCGGTGGCGGGTCCATCATCAACGTATCGTCAACGGCCAGCCTGAAATGGAGCCCGATGCAATTCCTGTCGTACAGCACCGCCAAAGCGGCCGTCAATCACATGACGCGGGTCATCGCGCGGCAATATGCCCCGGACCAGGTGCGGTGCAATTGCATCATCCCAGGCATGATCCGCACGCCGCATGCGGATGCGCTGTATGCAAACGCAGAGGCGGCGGAAGCCGGGCATAAGACGCGGGACGCAAGGTGCCCGATGGGGCGCCAGGGCAGCCCTTGGGATATTGCCAATGCGGCGCTGTTCCTGGCGTCTGACGAAGCGGCTTACGTTACGGGGTGTTTGATGGTGGTGGATGGGGGATCGAGTTTGTAG
- a CDS encoding 2,4'-dihydroxyacetophenone dioxygenase family protein produces MTLPYTITHQDRLLTVNIEDGVEVPGAAPGSSIIPLFLDRENGVWVLYGKFAPGTRLPTHFHTGVVHFYTTKGQWNYLEYPDDVQKAGSYLYEPGGSVHTFSVPEDATEPAEGFMVVFGANINFIDGQFANIRDAGAIEDSILDAAKKAGLPIPRYIRPKGGAEFTRD; encoded by the coding sequence ATGACACTTCCGTACACCATCACCCATCAAGATCGCCTGCTGACCGTCAACATTGAAGACGGCGTAGAAGTGCCAGGCGCCGCCCCGGGCTCATCGATCATCCCCTTGTTTCTGGACCGGGAGAACGGTGTGTGGGTGCTGTACGGCAAGTTCGCCCCGGGCACCCGCCTGCCCACGCATTTTCATACCGGCGTCGTCCACTTCTACACCACCAAGGGGCAATGGAACTACCTTGAGTACCCGGATGACGTGCAGAAGGCCGGCAGCTATCTGTATGAGCCCGGCGGCTCGGTCCATACGTTTTCGGTGCCCGAGGACGCCACGGAACCGGCCGAAGGCTTCATGGTTGTATTCGGCGCCAACATCAACTTCATCGACGGCCAGTTCGCCAATATCCGCGACGCGGGCGCCATCGAAGATTCGATTCTTGACGCGGCCAAGAAGGCCGGCCTGCCGATACCGCGCTATATCCGCCCCAAGGGCGGCGCCGAATTCACGCGCGATTGA